Proteins from one Candidatus Desulfovibrio trichonymphae genomic window:
- a CDS encoding thermonuclease family protein yields the protein MGKEAVRSPAIKALPGKQGIPHPEGVAAYCFDGDTLKLTDRRIVRIACIDAPEMAHGAARTQYYAREARQELIRLTKRHKVRLVAVENAPKDSHGRIVADVQREDGQSLSALMISRGCAYFYPHKNQNAAFQKKMLSLQQHAIAKRRGFWAHLLSLPLARGNYTGNRNSLRFFPADCPEVQHIKPRNKIYFGTLMDAFLAGYAPARTCLFWPTVP from the coding sequence ATGGGCAAGGAAGCCGTCCGATCTCCCGCAATCAAGGCCTTGCCCGGCAAACAGGGCATACCCCATCCTGAAGGCGTTGCGGCCTATTGCTTTGACGGGGACACCCTGAAGCTGACAGACAGACGCATTGTGCGCATCGCCTGCATTGACGCCCCCGAAATGGCCCACGGCGCTGCACGGACGCAATATTACGCGCGGGAGGCGCGTCAGGAACTCATTCGCCTGACTAAACGCCATAAAGTGCGTCTTGTTGCTGTTGAAAACGCGCCCAAGGACAGTCACGGCCGCATTGTGGCCGATGTTCAGCGTGAGGACGGACAATCATTGAGCGCACTGATGATCAGCCGCGGCTGCGCCTATTTTTATCCTCATAAGAATCAGAACGCGGCCTTTCAAAAAAAAATGCTCTCCCTGCAGCAACATGCTATCGCAAAACGGCGAGGATTTTGGGCGCATTTGCTCTCTTTGCCGCTGGCCCGCGGCAATTATACCGGCAATCGGAACTCTTTGCGTTTTTTCCCTGCCGATTGCCCGGAAGTGCAACACATCAAACCGCGCAACAAAATATATTTCGGCACATTAATGGACGCATTTCTGGCCGGATACGCACCTGCCAGAACATGCCTCTTCTGGCCGACCGTGCCGTAA
- a CDS encoding FAD-binding and (Fe-S)-binding domain-containing protein, protein MPHKGPHISIPPNYVVNRILRINIDDFAEWPQSVRLFAIAIAEELFLVACNPFIDVDIVRESVQERFERESLALAHYYATAVGEGITMFWSAHEAELEFRDKLIEALRNILPAECVLSTPSALVSAATDATDLRMELPLLVVEPDSTEQVAAIVKLANELKFALIPRGGGSGLTGGAVPARKRTVIVSLTRLTRIGNIDLDGMTVVAQAGAITQDVINAAGQAKTLFTVDPASKQASSIGGNISENAGGPSAFEYGTTLDNLLWWRMVTPTGEIITVEREDHPRHKILPDETAVFVVKDVSGGVRNVIHLRGDEIRLPDLGKDVTNKALGGLPGMQKEGVDGIVTEAAFILHKKPLYNRVMVLEFFGRSMHPAAVVVRELVNLRNRIREEGDYALLSALEEFSAKYVQAIEYKRKSNKFNGLPISVIILQVDGDDPYLLDKCVGDIVKVVENQENVDIVVAADDKEADRFWEDRHRLSAIAKRTSGFKLNEDVVMPTDRIPDFALFLEQLNLEYTAAAFRHALQEVGRLPGFPMEDKNFNREFSFASKAASGDVPATDLSDTELFDKATRFLNDLSGKHPHLAKKIDAVAEYMEASRIVVASHMHAGDGNWHVNIPVNSNDARMLEEAEEAAAKVMAACQEMGGEVSGEHGIGITKIAFFSKDKMDALRAFKERVDPRDVMNPAKLVYRELPVRPFTFSFNRLIRDIHDSGLSDKEKLISLLTSVQICTRCGKCKQVCPMSCPERSMHYHPRNKNMVLGMLLEAVYYSQVNKGRIDENLLAALRDLVEHCTSCGRCTANCPISIPSGEVALSLRALLEHEGAGGHPLKTHALEWMARDVRHRVPKAAKMASLGQKMQNRAMGFVPQIWKKRMQNPLFSGHGPKIGYSNLYETLKLHRGSIFAPAEPIPGMPCALYFPGCGGALFYDRISVSSIMLLLKAGLAVAVPSRHMCCGYPLLAAGMDTAFEDNMAQNRLYLATMLRNLDRLGFDCRSLVSACGTCRDSLGRHELTEQFPNLVQQDVTQLALPLLDKKNMRNAPEAGTNIVCHTACHCEWAGVHKVKGRQMIADALTDFSGAAVSLSLGCCAESGMGAMTSPQIFNVLRERKQAWLQADLAGNDATPVLVGCPSCKIGIGRCLINMGDKRPVLHTAEWLAGLIDGEDRRQSFRKKINETREEVRVVKLEYCEG, encoded by the coding sequence ATGCCCCACAAGGGTCCGCATATCTCTATTCCACCGAATTATGTTGTCAACCGCATTCTGCGCATCAATATAGACGACTTCGCCGAATGGCCGCAGTCTGTACGTCTGTTCGCCATCGCCATTGCAGAAGAACTTTTTTTAGTGGCTTGCAACCCCTTTATAGACGTCGACATTGTGCGCGAAAGCGTGCAGGAACGCTTTGAGCGCGAATCGCTTGCGCTTGCCCACTACTACGCGACGGCCGTCGGCGAAGGTATAACCATGTTCTGGTCCGCGCATGAGGCGGAGTTGGAATTCCGCGACAAACTCATTGAGGCGCTACGCAACATTCTTCCGGCGGAATGCGTGCTCAGCACACCTTCGGCACTGGTGAGCGCGGCCACAGACGCCACCGACCTGCGCATGGAACTGCCGCTGCTCGTCGTGGAGCCGGACAGCACCGAACAAGTGGCAGCAATAGTCAAACTCGCCAACGAGCTCAAGTTCGCCCTGATTCCGCGCGGCGGCGGGTCCGGCTTGACAGGCGGGGCTGTGCCTGCGCGCAAGCGCACGGTTATTGTCAGCCTGACGCGGCTCACGCGCATCGGCAACATTGACCTTGACGGAATGACGGTGGTCGCCCAAGCCGGCGCCATCACCCAGGATGTGATCAATGCAGCGGGACAGGCGAAGACGCTTTTTACCGTAGATCCGGCATCAAAACAGGCTTCGTCCATCGGCGGCAATATTTCGGAAAACGCCGGAGGCCCCAGTGCTTTTGAATACGGCACCACGCTCGACAATCTGCTCTGGTGGCGCATGGTGACGCCCACCGGGGAAATCATTACCGTGGAGCGGGAAGACCACCCGCGCCACAAAATTCTGCCTGACGAAACAGCGGTGTTTGTGGTCAAGGACGTAAGCGGCGGCGTACGCAATGTGATTCATCTACGCGGCGACGAAATACGCCTGCCCGACCTTGGCAAGGATGTCACCAACAAGGCGCTCGGCGGTCTGCCCGGCATGCAAAAGGAGGGCGTGGACGGCATTGTCACCGAGGCAGCGTTCATTCTGCACAAAAAACCGCTGTACAACCGCGTCATGGTGCTGGAATTTTTTGGACGCTCCATGCACCCGGCGGCGGTGGTAGTACGCGAACTGGTCAATTTACGCAACCGTATCCGTGAAGAAGGCGATTACGCTCTTCTTTCTGCACTGGAAGAATTCAGTGCAAAATACGTGCAGGCCATAGAATACAAACGTAAATCAAATAAATTCAATGGATTGCCCATTTCCGTCATTATTCTGCAGGTGGACGGCGACGACCCCTACCTGCTCGACAAATGTGTAGGCGACATCGTGAAGGTTGTGGAAAATCAGGAAAATGTGGATATTGTCGTGGCGGCGGACGACAAGGAGGCCGACCGCTTCTGGGAAGACCGCCACCGGCTCTCCGCCATCGCCAAACGCACCTCGGGCTTCAAACTTAATGAAGATGTGGTCATGCCCACAGACCGCATACCAGATTTCGCCCTGTTTTTGGAACAGCTCAATCTGGAATACACGGCGGCGGCCTTTCGCCACGCTCTGCAGGAAGTGGGCCGCCTGCCGGGCTTCCCCATGGAAGACAAAAATTTTAACAGGGAGTTTTCGTTCGCATCCAAAGCCGCTTCAGGCGATGTGCCGGCCACGGATCTTTCCGACACCGAGCTTTTTGACAAGGCAACGCGCTTTTTAAACGACCTGTCGGGGAAGCATCCACATCTGGCCAAAAAAATTGATGCCGTTGCAGAATATATGGAGGCAAGCCGCATTGTTGTGGCAAGCCACATGCACGCAGGAGACGGCAACTGGCATGTCAATATTCCCGTCAATTCCAACGACGCGCGCATGCTGGAAGAAGCAGAGGAAGCCGCAGCCAAGGTGATGGCCGCGTGCCAGGAAATGGGCGGCGAGGTTTCAGGCGAACACGGCATAGGCATCACCAAGATCGCTTTCTTCAGCAAAGACAAAATGGACGCCCTGCGCGCATTTAAAGAGCGCGTTGACCCGCGCGACGTAATGAATCCCGCCAAACTCGTCTACCGGGAACTGCCTGTACGGCCTTTTACCTTTTCCTTTAACCGCCTTATCCGCGATATTCATGACAGCGGTTTGTCTGACAAAGAAAAACTCATCAGCCTGCTGACTTCAGTGCAAATCTGTACACGTTGCGGCAAGTGCAAGCAGGTTTGCCCCATGTCCTGCCCTGAACGCTCCATGCACTACCACCCGCGCAACAAAAATATGGTGCTGGGCATGTTGCTGGAGGCTGTTTATTACTCGCAGGTCAACAAAGGCCGCATTGACGAAAATCTGCTCGCCGCACTGCGCGACCTTGTGGAACACTGCACTTCCTGCGGTCGTTGCACGGCGAACTGCCCCATCTCCATCCCTTCCGGCGAGGTGGCCTTGAGTCTGCGCGCTCTGCTGGAGCACGAAGGCGCAGGCGGCCACCCCCTGAAAACGCACGCTCTGGAATGGATGGCTCGTGACGTGCGCCACCGCGTGCCAAAGGCCGCAAAAATGGCTTCTCTGGGGCAAAAAATGCAAAACAGGGCAATGGGCTTTGTACCGCAGATATGGAAAAAGCGCATGCAAAATCCGCTCTTTTCCGGCCACGGCCCCAAAATCGGCTATAGCAACCTGTATGAAACGCTCAAACTGCACAGGGGCTCTATTTTCGCGCCGGCCGAACCGATCCCGGGCATGCCATGCGCGCTCTATTTCCCGGGTTGCGGCGGCGCGCTTTTTTACGACCGCATATCCGTCTCTTCCATCATGCTGTTGCTCAAGGCCGGTCTGGCCGTGGCTGTGCCATCAAGGCACATGTGCTGTGGTTACCCGCTGCTGGCAGCCGGCATGGACACGGCCTTTGAAGACAATATGGCCCAAAACCGCCTGTATCTCGCCACCATGCTGCGCAATCTCGATCGTCTCGGCTTTGACTGCCGCTCTCTGGTCTCAGCCTGCGGCACATGCCGGGACAGTCTTGGGCGGCATGAACTCACTGAACAGTTCCCCAATCTTGTCCAGCAGGACGTAACCCAGCTCGCACTGCCGCTGCTTGACAAAAAAAATATGCGCAACGCGCCTGAAGCAGGAACAAACATTGTTTGCCACACAGCCTGCCATTGCGAATGGGCGGGCGTGCACAAAGTCAAGGGACGTCAGATGATAGCGGACGCCCTCACTGACTTCAGCGGCGCCGCTGTTTCTTTAAGCCTCGGATGCTGCGCCGAGTCCGGCATGGGCGCCATGACTTCGCCGCAGATATTCAATGTGCTGCGGGAACGCAAACAGGCGTGGCTGCAAGCAGATCTGGCCGGGAATGACGCCACGCCTGTGCTCGTGGGCTGCCCCTCCTGCAAAATCGGCATAGGCCGCTGCCTGATCAACATGGGCGACAAGCGCCCCGTGCTGCACACGGCCGAATGGCTGGCCGGGCTCATTGACGGCGAAGACCGGCGGCAGAGCTTCCGCAAAAAAATCAATGAAACACGGGAAGAGGTACGAGTTGTCAAGCTTGAGTACTGTGAAGGCTGA
- a CDS encoding Fur family transcriptional regulator, translated as MSAPETRMTRQRSVILEELRKIRSHPTADELYGIVRNRLPRISLGTVYRNLDFLVEVGEIVRLSSAGHAMRFDGDISRHQHVRCIHCGRIADIVYPLPAPSVDGIQEVEDFASIFASRIEFDGVCQPCAVAG; from the coding sequence ATGAGTGCCCCGGAAACAAGAATGACACGCCAACGTTCCGTGATTCTTGAAGAATTGAGAAAGATAAGGTCACACCCCACAGCAGATGAACTTTACGGCATAGTGCGGAACAGATTGCCCCGCATAAGCCTCGGCACTGTCTATCGTAATCTGGATTTTTTGGTCGAAGTCGGGGAAATTGTACGTTTGTCCTCAGCAGGGCACGCAATGCGCTTTGATGGCGATATTTCGAGGCATCAGCATGTGCGGTGTATTCACTGCGGGCGTATTGCTGATATTGTATATCCGTTGCCTGCGCCTTCAGTGGATGGTATACAGGAGGTGGAAGATTTCGCCTCAATTTTTGCCTCAAGAATTGAGTTTGACGGCGTGTGTCAACCGTGTGCTGTCGCTGGTTAA
- a CDS encoding lysophospholipid acyltransferase family protein, with translation MNQHFHTVFDGKFLTGNSYRSPAIQPDAISRLLPSLSFYSRLFFGPVRRLCSLAAKGRCNDTAWVHASVQVAEIIEQTGCLINVQGMQAITATDGPCLFVANHMSTLETFMLPGIIRPRRAVTFVVKKSLATMPFFGAVMRSRDPIVIERADPRADLTTVLEGGTQRLNKGISIIIFPQSTRSAVFDARHFNSIGIKLARRAQVPIVPLALKTDAWGQGKKIKELGKIRPELAVRYRFSNPIWVAGKGKEEHVAICDYLAHTLETWQREDNGGS, from the coding sequence ATGAACCAGCACTTTCATACTGTGTTTGACGGTAAATTTCTTACCGGCAACAGCTACCGCAGCCCGGCCATACAACCAGACGCCATAAGCAGGCTTTTACCTTCACTTTCGTTTTACAGCCGTCTTTTTTTCGGCCCGGTACGCCGCCTTTGCTCTCTGGCCGCCAAAGGCCGGTGCAACGACACGGCCTGGGTGCATGCCAGCGTTCAAGTAGCCGAAATCATAGAACAGACAGGATGTCTTATCAACGTCCAGGGTATGCAGGCCATTACCGCCACAGATGGTCCGTGCCTCTTTGTCGCCAATCACATGAGCACACTGGAAACATTTATGTTGCCGGGTATTATACGGCCCCGTAGAGCTGTCACTTTTGTGGTAAAAAAAAGTCTTGCAACTATGCCCTTCTTTGGGGCCGTCATGCGTTCACGCGATCCCATAGTTATAGAGCGGGCTGATCCCCGTGCGGATCTGACAACTGTTCTGGAAGGCGGCACACAACGTCTGAACAAAGGCATTTCAATCATTATTTTCCCCCAAAGCACGCGATCTGCAGTTTTTGACGCCCGTCATTTCAACAGTATCGGCATCAAGCTGGCCCGTCGCGCGCAAGTGCCGATTGTGCCGCTGGCACTCAAAACAGACGCTTGGGGGCAGGGTAAAAAAATCAAAGAACTGGGGAAAATCAGACCTGAGCTGGCTGTACGTTACCGCTTTTCCAATCCCATATGGGTCGCCGGGAAAGGGAAAGAGGAACACGTCGCTATTTGCGATTATCTGGCGCATACGCTTGAAACCTGGCAGAGGGAAGACAATGGCGGCAGCTAG
- a CDS encoding replication-associated recombination protein A, with the protein MTVGMPLPERMRPDDLADFSGQGHLVESLHSLMQTSRLPSLLLFGPPGCGKSTLALMLAKSAGKQYLRLSAPEAGLQHLRRSLTGTEILVLDELHRFSKAQQDFFLPLVESGDLTLLATTTENPSFSVTRQLLSRLHVLRLRPLGRSELVQLARRGAENIQVQLPDDVLDLLAGVSQGDARTLLNLVEYVAALPREQLALESVKAVLPEMLARHDKDGDSHYELASALIKSIRGSDPDAALYYLACLLEGGEEPRFICRRLILSASEDIGLADRNALPLAVACQQAVEFVGMPECFIPLAETVVYLALAHKSNSAYAAYLNAAREVKLNGVRPVPLHLRNPSTQLQKEWGYGKNYQYPHNYPNSWVKQPYLPTELTGRRFYQPRDNGEEPRLSQWWRKMHQIKDFDILT; encoded by the coding sequence ATGACTGTCGGTATGCCCCTGCCTGAACGCATGCGGCCCGACGATCTGGCCGATTTTTCAGGGCAGGGCCATCTTGTGGAAAGTCTGCACTCGCTTATGCAAACCAGCAGGCTGCCAAGTTTATTGTTGTTTGGCCCCCCGGGATGCGGCAAATCTACCTTGGCGCTGATGCTGGCCAAATCAGCCGGAAAACAATATCTGCGTCTGAGCGCGCCGGAGGCTGGTTTACAGCATTTGCGCCGTTCTCTGACAGGGACAGAAATTTTGGTGCTGGATGAACTTCACCGTTTTTCCAAAGCGCAACAAGATTTTTTTCTGCCCTTGGTAGAATCCGGAGATCTTACTCTTCTGGCCACGACGACGGAAAACCCTTCATTCAGCGTAACACGACAGCTGCTTTCGCGTCTGCATGTTTTGCGGTTGCGTCCCTTGGGCCGCAGTGAACTTGTACAGTTGGCCCGACGGGGCGCAGAGAATATTCAGGTACAATTGCCGGATGACGTGCTGGATCTCCTGGCCGGCGTTTCGCAAGGTGATGCCCGGACGCTGCTCAATCTTGTAGAATATGTGGCCGCCTTGCCCCGGGAACAGCTTGCGCTTGAGTCAGTCAAAGCTGTTCTGCCCGAGATGTTGGCGCGGCATGATAAAGATGGAGACAGCCATTATGAATTGGCCTCGGCCCTGATCAAGTCCATACGCGGCAGCGACCCGGATGCGGCGCTGTACTATCTGGCTTGCCTGCTTGAAGGAGGCGAAGAGCCGCGTTTCATATGTCGCCGTCTTATTCTGTCTGCTTCAGAAGATATCGGACTGGCGGACAGAAACGCCTTGCCGCTTGCCGTAGCCTGCCAGCAGGCTGTGGAATTTGTCGGCATGCCGGAATGTTTTATACCTCTTGCAGAAACTGTAGTCTATCTGGCGCTTGCGCATAAAAGCAACTCAGCCTATGCCGCCTATCTCAATGCTGCACGTGAAGTAAAACTCAACGGCGTACGGCCGGTGCCGCTGCATTTACGCAACCCATCGACACAATTACAAAAAGAATGGGGATATGGCAAAAACTATCAATATCCTCACAATTATCCGAATTCTTGGGTAAAACAGCCATACCTGCCGACAGAGCTGACAGGCCGACGGTTTTATCAACCGCGTGACAACGGCGAAGAGCCGCGCCTCTCTCAATGGTGGCGTAAAATGCATCAAATAAAAGATTTTGATATATTAACATGA
- a CDS encoding 16S rRNA (uracil(1498)-N(3))-methyltransferase, with the protein MNKACFYLPPTCWGQDVQLEGKEAKQLINVLRLAPGCEVCLLDGQGRVGRFVIRKIRKTDVLLERLEERLVPRPASRAILALAFSKAVRCGFFIEKAVELGAHAIWIWQADHSHGKLSHTPRQSLLSQLTAGAKQCRNPWLSEIRTLHAGIHEVVALSTGAEHRILLWEMQENVQMLPQDAVGQQGLSVYIIGPEGGFSQRELTMLRTAKFKTFSLGARILRCETAAILCLGIHWWAAQLHNNSGKYTGMPS; encoded by the coding sequence ATGAACAAAGCGTGTTTTTATCTTCCGCCGACCTGCTGGGGACAGGATGTTCAACTGGAAGGAAAGGAGGCGAAGCAACTTATTAATGTTTTGCGACTCGCTCCAGGCTGTGAAGTCTGTCTGCTGGACGGGCAGGGGCGTGTCGGCCGCTTTGTGATCCGCAAAATCCGCAAAACAGACGTATTGCTGGAACGATTGGAAGAGCGGCTTGTTCCACGCCCCGCATCCCGGGCCATACTGGCACTTGCTTTCAGTAAGGCTGTACGATGCGGCTTTTTCATAGAAAAAGCTGTGGAACTTGGCGCGCACGCCATCTGGATCTGGCAGGCTGATCACAGTCATGGCAAATTGTCGCATACTCCACGGCAATCACTGCTCTCTCAATTGACGGCAGGCGCCAAGCAATGCAGAAATCCCTGGTTGTCTGAGATCCGTACACTCCATGCAGGCATTCATGAAGTTGTTGCATTGTCTACAGGTGCGGAACATCGCATCCTGCTTTGGGAAATGCAGGAAAATGTACAGATGCTTCCACAGGATGCAGTTGGCCAACAAGGCCTTTCCGTCTATATTATTGGACCGGAGGGAGGTTTTTCACAAAGAGAGCTGACCATGTTGCGCACAGCAAAATTTAAGACGTTCAGTTTGGGCGCGCGCATCCTGCGTTGCGAAACAGCGGCGATACTGTGCCTCGGCATTCACTGGTGGGCTGCGCAGCTGCACAACAATTCCGGAAAATATACCGGAATGCCGTCATGA
- a CDS encoding Fic family protein: protein MARERPPAFRPLFHPFYDGNGRTARLAATLVMRRYGYGLKGVYALEEYYARDPAAYYAAVAAHPHHNYYFGRAGADLTNWLDYFCTGVAEAFEKVKKVADAERKRGGRDKNNQLRELDSRQRLALTLFARQQNITAAELGEVLGLSARNAAVLCRKWVNAGFLSVADPSKRARKYRLAPEFADLV from the coding sequence ATTGCGCGAGAGCGCCCGCCTGCTTTCCGTCCATTATTCCACCCCTTTTATGACGGCAACGGGCGCACCGCCCGTCTGGCGGCAACGCTTGTGATGCGGCGTTATGGGTACGGCCTGAAGGGCGTGTACGCGCTGGAAGAATACTATGCCCGCGATCCGGCTGCCTACTATGCGGCTGTTGCCGCGCATCCGCACCACAATTACTATTTCGGCAGAGCGGGCGCTGATCTCACAAATTGGCTGGATTATTTTTGCACTGGTGTTGCCGAAGCTTTTGAAAAGGTGAAAAAGGTCGCTGATGCTGAGCGCAAACGGGGCGGACGGGATAAAAACAATCAGTTGCGTGAACTGGATAGCCGTCAGCGTCTGGCTCTGACGCTGTTTGCCAGGCAGCAGAATATCACTGCCGCTGAACTCGGCGAGGTGTTGGGGCTTTCTGCCCGCAATGCCGCCGTGCTCTGCCGAAAGTGGGTCAATGCCGGATTTCTGTCTGTGGCAGACCCTTCCAAGCGGGCGCGCAAATATAGATTGGCTCCAGAATTTGCCGATCTGGTGTGA
- the dxs gene encoding 1-deoxy-D-xylulose-5-phosphate synthase, translating to MTQTTNRTLLNTLAFPAQLSGLTDLQMLHLADEVRQRIINVVSHNGGHLAPSLGVVELTLALLATFDMDRDKLIWDVGHQSYAFKLLTGRAGTFHTLRLFGGLSGFPKMSESPCDHFGTGHSSTSVSAALGMATARDLAGLKHHVVAVIGDGALTAGEAFEGLNLAGHMGRRLIVLLNDNAMSISSNVGALSLFLSRTLSRRWVRQARKDVLKFLRSVPKVGQKLATYAIRGESSFKSFFTPGMLFEAFRFNYIGPVDGHDIPALRRHLQTAAAVDDGPVLLHVRTHKGKGYAPAEANPTQYHGVGLFAPETGLPVPSSDTVPSFTHVFSTTLVQLAEQDERIIAITAAMPEGTGTNLFKEHFPDRFVDAGICEQHAVTFAAGLSSQGCLPVVAIYSTFLQRAYDQIVHDVCLQNLPVTFCVDRAGLVGEDGATHHGYFDIAYLRHIPQMRLLAPRDENMLRHCLFTALYGGSPCALRYSRGAGFGVPLVWPPQKLPLGVGEIMQQGSNIAILALGNRVYPALEAASFVEKKLGFLPFVFDPVWIKPLPEKQLAEIAERFDRILIVEEGVLAGGFSSSVLEFLNDHGLLRGHCIQRLGLPDTFVGHGTQLQLREMLGLRSKGIAEAVFSLANSNGSKSETKIFETG from the coding sequence ATGACACAGACGACAAACCGAACACTGCTGAACACCCTTGCATTCCCCGCACAGTTGTCGGGCTTGACCGACCTTCAAATGCTCCATCTGGCAGATGAGGTCCGGCAGCGCATCATTAATGTCGTGTCGCACAATGGCGGGCATCTGGCGCCGTCACTGGGCGTTGTGGAGCTCACACTGGCCTTGCTTGCGACTTTTGATATGGATAGGGACAAGCTTATCTGGGATGTTGGACATCAATCCTATGCTTTCAAACTGCTTACAGGCCGTGCCGGCACATTTCATACCCTGCGTTTGTTCGGCGGGCTGTCCGGTTTCCCGAAGATGTCTGAAAGCCCGTGTGATCATTTCGGCACCGGGCATTCCTCAACATCTGTTTCCGCTGCGCTGGGCATGGCTACGGCGCGGGATCTTGCAGGGCTCAAACATCATGTCGTGGCGGTTATTGGAGACGGGGCGCTGACGGCGGGCGAAGCCTTTGAGGGACTTAATCTGGCGGGGCATATGGGCAGACGGCTCATTGTGCTGCTTAATGACAATGCGATGTCCATTTCATCCAATGTCGGCGCGTTGTCGCTTTTTTTAAGCCGCACTCTTTCGAGAAGATGGGTACGTCAAGCCCGCAAAGATGTACTTAAATTTTTACGATCCGTCCCAAAAGTCGGACAAAAACTGGCCACTTACGCCATACGGGGCGAATCAAGCTTTAAATCCTTCTTTACACCCGGAATGCTGTTCGAAGCATTCCGCTTCAATTATATAGGGCCGGTAGACGGGCACGACATTCCTGCACTGCGGCGACATTTACAAACGGCGGCCGCTGTGGATGACGGCCCTGTGCTCCTGCACGTTCGCACTCACAAGGGCAAAGGCTACGCGCCGGCGGAGGCAAACCCCACACAGTATCACGGTGTCGGTTTGTTTGCTCCTGAAACCGGTTTGCCTGTTCCTTCATCTGACACTGTGCCGTCGTTCACACATGTTTTCAGCACAACTCTTGTGCAACTGGCTGAGCAGGACGAACGGATTATAGCCATTACCGCAGCCATGCCCGAGGGCACAGGCACAAATTTGTTTAAGGAACATTTTCCTGATCGCTTTGTGGATGCCGGCATTTGTGAACAACACGCCGTCACTTTTGCCGCGGGTCTGTCCAGCCAGGGTTGTCTGCCTGTTGTGGCAATATATTCCACATTTTTACAGCGCGCGTATGATCAGATTGTTCATGACGTCTGCCTGCAAAATCTGCCGGTGACATTCTGCGTGGACCGTGCAGGCCTGGTTGGAGAAGACGGCGCAACACATCACGGTTATTTTGATATCGCCTACCTGCGGCATATCCCGCAAATGCGCCTGCTGGCTCCGCGGGATGAGAACATGCTTCGTCATTGCCTGTTTACGGCGCTATATGGCGGCTCTCCTTGCGCCCTGCGCTATTCGCGCGGCGCCGGATTTGGCGTGCCGCTTGTCTGGCCGCCGCAAAAACTGCCGCTCGGCGTTGGAGAAATTATGCAGCAGGGCAGCAACATCGCCATACTCGCGTTAGGCAACCGCGTGTATCCCGCATTGGAGGCAGCGAGTTTTGTTGAAAAAAAATTGGGTTTCCTCCCATTTGTTTTTGACCCTGTCTGGATCAAGCCTTTGCCGGAAAAACAACTGGCCGAGATAGCGGAGCGTTTTGATCGCATACTTATTGTTGAAGAGGGGGTACTGGCCGGCGGATTTTCTTCCTCTGTGCTGGAGTTTTTGAACGATCACGGGCTGCTGCGTGGTCACTGCATTCAGCGCCTTGGACTGCCGGACACATTTGTCGGGCACGGCACGCAATTACAGCTGCGTGAGATGCTGGGACTGCGCAGTAAAGGTATTGCGGAAGCTGTCTTCAGTCTGGCAAACAGCAATGGAAGTAAAAGCGAAACTAAAATTTTTGAGACTGGCTAA
- a CDS encoding polyprenyl synthetase family protein, producing MEARLQQYVADVEGYLATCLDDFSMPPRLKQSMLYSLLAGGKRLRPVLCMNCALLCGGTAAMVLPFAAAIEMVHTYSLIHDDLPVMDNDDLRRGKPANHKAFDEATAVLAGDALLTDAFVIMCRTPVASDRLLSALSRFALAAGSSGMAGGQEWDMIYTGQPATSLQELQCMHAMKTGALIRASCVCGAMLAGADERALRAIDSYGTALGAAFQITDDILDVVADTASLGKPSGSDVANGKNTYPVLLGLEKSRELVCEQSEAAKAALMDFPAQKADFLLALVDYLNNRAK from the coding sequence ATGGAAGCCCGACTGCAGCAATATGTAGCAGATGTTGAGGGATATCTTGCGACCTGTCTTGATGATTTTTCCATGCCCCCCCGGCTTAAGCAATCCATGCTGTACAGTCTGCTGGCCGGCGGCAAGCGGCTGCGCCCTGTATTATGTATGAACTGCGCGTTACTCTGCGGCGGTACGGCTGCTATGGTACTGCCCTTTGCTGCGGCGATTGAAATGGTACACACATATTCTTTGATTCACGACGATCTGCCAGTCATGGATAACGACGACCTGCGGCGTGGAAAACCGGCCAACCACAAGGCTTTTGATGAGGCTACCGCTGTTTTGGCCGGAGATGCTCTGCTTACGGACGCATTTGTCATTATGTGCAGAACACCTGTTGCTTCGGACAGGCTGCTCAGCGCATTGTCCCGTTTTGCTCTGGCCGCCGGCTCGTCAGGAATGGCAGGCGGTCAGGAATGGGATATGATTTATACCGGCCAACCCGCAACCAGCTTGCAGGAACTGCAATGTATGCACGCCATGAAAACCGGAGCGCTGATACGGGCGTCATGTGTTTGCGGGGCGATGCTGGCCGGCGCTGACGAAAGGGCATTGCGCGCGATCGACAGTTACGGGACGGCGCTGGGCGCCGCTTTTCAGATAACAGACGATATTCTGGATGTAGTTGCGGATACCGCAAGCCTTGGCAAACCGTCAGGGAGCGATGTGGCCAATGGAAAAAATACATATCCCGTTTTGCTGGGACTTGAAAAGAGTCGTGAGCTTGTCTGCGAACAGTCTGAGGCCGCCAAAGCGGCGCTTATGGATTTTCCCGCTCAAAAAGCTGATTTTTTGTTGGCTCTGGTTGATTATCTCAATAATCGTGCCAAGTAA